The window ACGAGGTTCTCCAACTCGCGGATGTTGCCGGGCCACCGGTGGCCCTCGAGGGCGGTGAAGACCGAAGCCTCGACCTGCCGTGTCTCGCCGCGCTTTCCCCAGAAGTGGCAAAAGAGGGGAACGACGTCGCCCGGGCGCTCACGGAGTGGCGGCAGCTCGATCGGGCAGACGAGGAGGCGGAAGTAGAGGTCCTGCCGGAAGCGACCTGCTTCCACCTCGGCGGCGAGGTCGCGGTTGGTGGCGGCAACCAGGCGAAAGTCGGCTGCCACCGGCTCGGTGCTTCCCACCGGCTCGTAGCTTCGCTCCTGGAGGACCCGGAGCAACTTCACCTGAAGCGAGAGCGGCAGCTCGCCAATCTCGTCGAGAAAGAGCGTGCCCCCTTCGGCCGCTGCGATCCTGCCCCGCCGGGGGGAGGAGGCACCGGTGAAGGCGCCCCGCACGTAGCCGAAGAGCTCGCTCTCCAGCAACGCCTCCGGAATTGCACCGCAATTGACCGGCACGAGCAGCCTTTCGGCCCGCGGGCTCGCCGCGTGGAGCAGCCGGGCGAAGACCTCCTTGCCGGTTCCCGTCTCGCCGGTCAGGAGGACGGTCGCGTCGCTGCGTGCGATCCGCCGCGAGACGCGGGCCAGCTCGGCGATCGGCGAATCGGCGCCGTGGACGAGGAGCGGCTTGGCGGCGGGGGTGGGGGCTGCAGGCAGGGCCATCGCTTCTCCGGTGGGACAATTCCCCCGGTGTGGGTAGCAAGCCGTGGGCCACACTGTCAGTCCCATGACAATGTCATTTCGGTGACAGGCCGGCGTTCAGGCCGAAGCGTCGAGCAACGTCTGGGCGGCCTTGCGCACCGGCCCCGCCGGCATCGGATGGGCAGCGAGGACGGCCCGGGCGCAGCGCCTGCGGACCTCCTCGGGCAGGTCGCCGGCGAGGATCAGCTCCGCCGCCTTCGTCGCCCCCGGCAGCCTTCCCAGGCCGGGGCCCGGACCGCCGTTCCAGCCGCCGCGGGCCGCGGCCTCGAGGCAGGCGGCGATGGGATCGGCGAGCGCCGGGTCGTCGGCGAGCAGCGCCGCAGCGTCCGCCAGCTCGAGGAGCGGCACCGCGGCGTAGGCCCGCGCCGCCGGATCCTCGATGGTGCCGGCGAGCCGGAGCGCTTCCGCTGCGAGGGGCGCCAACGCCTGCGGATCGTCCGCGGTGGCGAGGCCGAGCCGCTCGAGGGCCATCGCCCGCCCGATCCCCTCGGCGCGGCGGGCGAGCCGGAGCAGGACCTCCGGGCCGAGGGGCTCGGCGCTCATCGCGCAGACGCCGGCGAGGGCGGTGGAGCGGGCCGCCGTCTCGAAGAGCGGCAGATCCTCCGGCGCCGGCGCCAGGCCGACGAGCCCGATGGCAGCGGCGAGCACCTCCCAGCTGCCGGTGCGTTCCGCCAGGAGCCGGGCGGTGGCAACGAGGGCGGAGCGGGGGAGATCCCCCCGGGCCTCGAGGCTCTCGAGGAGCGCGGGCAGCTCCCAGGGCTGCAGACCACCCAGCGCTTCCTCCAGCTCGTCGGGCCGCTTGCGGGCAGCTGCCGCCAGCAGCGCCGCGATCCGGCGACCGAGGCCTGCAGGTTCCCTGGCGCCGTAGGCGTGGAGCTCGGCGGCGAAGCGATCGCCCAGGCGCCGCTCCGCCTCGGCGGCAGCCTCCGACGGGGGCGGAAGGAGACCCGCAGCGCTGCCGCCGGGCACGCGGGCACGGAGCCCGGCGAGGAGCCCGGCAGCGCGCGGGCGGCGCTGCGCGACGCGTGAGCGGAGGAAGTCGAGAAGGCCCATCGGCGCGGGAAACTCCATCAATTCCGCTTGTACGGCAAGCCCCGAACGCCTATGGTCCGGGCCCGTTTTACCCGGATTCGCATGCGGTTGAGCGCCTTTGCCATCGCCCTCTGGGCCTTGTTGCTGCTTCCCCTCGCCGCCGCGGCGCAGGCCACGGGTGCGCCCACGGCGCAGCTCCCCGGCACCGCCGACGTGGAAGGCGGCAGGGTCGCCGAGATCCGGGTCGAGGGCACCCGCCGCGTGGAGCCCGACGCCGTCCGCAACGCGATGCGGACCAAGGTCGGAGCGACCATCGACCGGGCGCAGATCCGCGAGGACCTCCGCACCATCTTCGGCCTCGGCTTCTTCGAGGACGTGCAGATCAACGCCGACGAGACCGCGGCAGGTACGGTCCTCACCGTCGTGGTCGAGGAGCGGCCCGCGATCCGCCAGGTGCGGATCGAGGGGAACGACGAGATCTCCACCGACGACCTCCGGGAGGCGCTCGACGTCCGGCCCTTCCAGATCCTCGACATCGCTTCCGTCCGGCGGAACGTCGGCAAGCTCCTCGAGCAATACGTCGAGAAGGGCTTCTACCTCGCCACCGTCGACTACCGGATCGTCGAGCTGCCGGAGAACGAGGTCGACGTCGTCTTCGTCGTCGACGAGAACGCCAAGGTCGTCGTCAAGCGGATCCAGTTTCTCGGCAACGAGAAGATCACCGCCGACGAGCTCAAGGCGGTGATGATCACCAAGGAAGGCGACTTCCTCTCCTTCCTCACCGGCACGGGGATCTACCGCGAGGAGATCTTCCAGCGCGACATGCAGGCGGCGCAGGCCGTCTACTACGACAACGGCTACATCAACGTCCGCTTCGGCAAGCCGGTCGTCGCGCTCACCCCGGACAAGCAGTTCATCTACATCACGATCCCGGTGGAGGAGGGCGAGCAATTCTCCATCGGCACCCTCGACTTCGCCGGCGACCTGATCGCGGACCGCGAAGCCCTCGACCTGCTGATGCGGACCGAGCCCGGGGAGATCTTCTCCCGCACCAAGCTCCAGCAGGACATCCAGGCCCTCACCAACCTCTACCAGGACGAGGCCTACGCCTACGTCAACATCACGCCCCTCACCTCGGTCAACGCCGAGGACCGCACCGTCGACCTCACCTTCGAGATCGAGCAGGGCAAGAAGGTGCGCTGGGAGCGGATCGAGATCGTCGGCAACGAGAAGACCCGCGACAAGGTGATCCGCCGGGAGCTGCGGATCTACGAGGGCGATCTCTTCAGCGGGACCGCCCTGCAACGCTCCAAGCAGCGGGTCACGGCCCTCGGCTTCTTCGAGGCGGATCCGCGCACCGGCCTCGTGCAGATCAGCACCCGCCGCGGCAGCGCCGACGACCTCATCGTCGGTGTGGTCGAGGTGAAGGAACGGCCCACCGGGACCTTCCAGGTCGGCGCCGGCTTCTCCTCGGTGGAGAATTTCATCGCCACCGCCCAGGTGAGCCAGAGCAATTTCTTCGGCTGGGGCCAGTCCGCCTCGCTCTCGGCGCAGCTCTCCAGCCTCCGGCAGCTCCTCCAGCTGCAATTCGTCGAGCCCTACTTCCTCGACACGCTCTGGACCTTCGCCTTCGACTTCTTCCGCACCGAAGCCGACTACGGCACCTTCATCCGCGACTCGACCGGCGGCAGCCTCACCTTCGGCCATCCGCTGCCCTTCATCGAGGACGACCAGATCCGCGGCTTCGCCACCTACACCCTCGAGGACGTGGGGGTGACCTTCGGCTCCTCGCAGGCGAGCCAGCGGCAGGTGCAGGGGCTGCAGCTCTTCGAGGACGGCGTCACCTCGTCGGTGCGCCTCTCGCTCAACTGGGACACCCGCAACAACCGACTCTTCCCCTCCCGCGGCTTCATGCAGTCGGGCTCGGTGGAGCTGGCGCCCTCGTGGCTCGGATCGCAGATCGAGTTCACCCGCTGGACCGGTATCTCCCGCTGGTATTTCGAGCTGCCGCTGCGCCTCGTCTTCAAGACCCAGGGCACGGTCGGCTACATCACCAGCCCCGCTGGCAACGTGCCGATCTCCGAGCGCTACTTCCTCGGCGGCATCAACTCGGTCCGCGGCTACACCCTGCGCTCGATCTCGCCGACCCTCGACGTGCCCGGCGTGGTCACCGATCCCTCGTCGAGCCTCATCGGCTTCAACACCGGCGGCACCAAGCAGCTCATCGTCAACAACGAGCTCGAGGTCCCGCTCCTCGACGCGGTCGGCATCCGCGGCGTGCTCTTCTACGACGTGGGCAATACCTGGCCGGTGGACGAACCGATCTTCGGTGACGCCGGCGTGGAGCGGAATCTGCCCCTCGGCCTCTTCCACTCGGTGGGCTTCGGTTTCCGCTGGTTCTCGCCCATCGGCCCCCTCCGCTTCGAGTGGGGCATTCCCCTCACGCCCAGGCCCGAGGACGAGGGGATCCTCTTCGAGTTCACCATCGGGAACAGCTTCTGAGGGCAGGCGGTTGGCTTCGGGACGTGTCCGCTGGCCGCCGCCGAATCGACGTGCAGGCCACCCGAACCCACGGCCGCCCACATCTGGAGTGATTCGATGCGCCGTCTTTTCGTTCCGCTTCTCACCGCTTTCGCGCTTCTCCTGCCCGGCGCCGCCTTCGCCGCCGATGGCAAGATCGGCTACGTGAACCTGCAGCGGGCCCTGAACGAGGTCACCGAGGGCCAGGCCGCCAAGGCGAAGCTCAAGTCGCAGTTCGAGCAGAGCCAGAAGCAGCTCGACCAGGAGCAGAAGGCGCTCAAGGCCAAGAAGGACGAGCTCGACAAGAAGCGGCTCGCCATGGACGAGGCGACCCTGCGCCAGAAGATGGGCGAGCTCGACAAGGAACTGGTCCGGGTCTCGGGGCTCTACGCCAAGCTCCAGAAGGAGCTCTCCGAGGCGGAGGCGCAGGCCACCAAGCAGATCTTCGCGAAGATGCAGCAGGTGGTGAGCCAGATCGCCGAGCAGGAAGGCTTCACCTACGTGCTCGAGGCCAACGAGTCGGGCATCGTCTACGCGCCGCCGTCCCTCGACCTGACCAACGACCTGGTCCGCAAGTACAACGCGACCTACAAGGTCAGCAGCTCGAAGAAGTAGGCGATGGAGATCTCCCTCGCGCAGCTCGCGTCCGAGCTCGGCGCCACGTTGGTGGGCGATGGCGACCGCAAGGTCTCCGCCGTCGCCACCCTCGAGGCAGCAGGGCCCGGCCAGGTCAGCTTCTTCGCCAACAAGAAGTACCGGTCGAAGTACCTCGCCACGAAGGCGGCGGCCGTCATCGTCGGGCGCGAAGATGCCGGGGGCGAGAGGCCCGAAGGCGTGGCGCTGCTGGTGGTGGATCCGGCCTACCTCGCCTTCGCGAAGGCTTCGACCCGCTTCCACCAGCCCTTGCGCTACGAGGCGGGGATCGATCCGCGCGCCGCGGTGGATCCGAGCGCCACCGTCGATCCGACCGCCACGATCCTCCCCTTCGCCTACGTCGGCCGGGGCGTGCGCATCGGCGCGCGCGCCACGGTCCACGCCCACTGCGCCATCCTCGACGGCGCGGTGATCGGCGACGACTGCACCCTCTACCCGGGCGTGACGGTCCGCGAGTTCTGCGAGATCGGCGCGCGGACCATCGTGCAGCCCGGCGCGGTGATCGGCGCGGACGGCTTCGGCTTCGCCTTCGACCCCGAGCATTTCCGGCATTTCAAGGTGCCGCAGATCGGAAGGGTCCGTATCGCCGACGACGTCGAGATCGGCGCCAACACCTGCGTCGACCGCGGCACCATCGGCGATACGACGGTGGGGCAGGGCGCCAAGATCGACGACCTGGTGATGATCGGTCACAACGCTGAAGTCGGGCCCCTGTGCCTCTTCGCTGGCCAGACGGGCATCGCCGGCTCCACGAAGATCGGCATGGGCGTGATGACCGGTGGCCAGTCGGGGATGGTCGGCCACATCGAGATCGGCGACGGCGTCCGCATGGCGGCGCGGACCCTCGTGCTCAGCGACGTGGAGGGGGGCAGCGCCATCGGCGGCAGCCCCTCCACCGACGCGAAGGCGTGGCTTCGGGAATCGGCGGCGGTGCGCCAGCTCCCGAACCTGCTCAAGGACGTCCGCTCGCTGCGGAAGCGGCTCGAGGCGCTGGAGAAGGGCGAGCGCTAGCCGTTTTTCGGCGCGTTGCGTAGCGACAGGCCCTCGCTTTCCCGCTAGAAGGCGCGCCACCGCTGCGCGAGGCCGCGCAGGACCTTAGAGGAGGGGCACGTGAACATCGAGCAGATCCAGGAGATCCTCCCCCATCGCTACCCGTTCCTGCTGGTCGACCGCGTGGTCGAGATGGAGCCGGGCGTTCGGATCAAGGCGTTCAAGAACGTCACCGTGAACGAGCAGTTCTTCAACGGCCACTTCCCCGGCCACCCGGTGATGCCCGGCGTCCTCATCGTCGAGGCGCTCGCGCAGGCCGTGGCGCTGCTGGCTGCAGGCAGCTCCGACGTGGACATGCGCGGCAGGGTGATCTACCTCGCAGGCGTCGACAACGCGCGTTTCCGCCAGCCGGTGAAGCCGGGCGATCGCCTCGATCTCGAGGGGACCGTGATCAAGCGCAAGGGGCCGCTCTGGAAGCTCCAGGGCATCGCCACCGTCGACGGCAAGAAGGTCGCCGAGGCGGAGCTGATGGCGACCCTCGCAAACAAATAGGTCGCAGAACACATGGCACGCATCCATCCCACCGCCGTCGTCGCCGATACCGCCGAGCTCCACGAGACCGTGGAGATCGGTCCCTTCGCCGTCATCGGACCGCACGTGCGGATCGGCGAGGGAACGTCCGTGGGCCCCCACGCCGTGATCGAGGGGCACACGACCATCGGCAAGCGGAACCGGATCTTCCAGTTCGCCGCGCTGGGTGCGGTGCCGCAGGACCTCAAGTACCGGGGCCAGCCGACCACGCTGGAGATCGGCGACGAGAACCTGATCCGCGAGTTCGCCACGGTCCACATCGGGACCGAGGAGGGCGGTGGGGTGACCCGGGTCGGCAACCGCTGCCTGCTCCAGGTCTACTCGCACGTGGCCCACGATTGCCTCCTCGGCAACGGCGTGATCCTCGGCGCCGGTTCGATGCTCGCCGGCCACGTCGTCGTCGAGGATTTCGTCATCTTCGGCGGCAAGGCGGGCGTGCACCAATTCGTGCGGATCGGCAGGCATGCCTTCATCTCCGGGATGACCGGCGTGGGGATGGACGTGCCGCCCTATTGCACCGCGGCCGGGCACCGCGCCGAGCTCGCCGGCCTCAACACGGTGGGCCTCGGCAGGCACCGGTTCACCGAGGAGCAGATCCGGAACGTGAAGCACGCCTACCGGATCCTCTTCCGCGAGAAGCTCCAGCTCCGCGAGGCGATCACCCGGGTGCGCGCCGAATTCGCCGGCGACGCGAACGTGGAGCACATGCTGCGCTTCATCGAGGGATCGGAGCGCGGGGTCACGCGCTGAAGACGATGCAGCCCGTGGGGTTGATCGCGGGGTCGGGTTCCTTTCCGCTCCGCTTCGCCGAGAGCGCGAGGGCCGCTGGCCACCGCGTGATCGCCTGCGCCCACGTGGGCGAGACCGAACGTGCGATCGTGGGCTTCGCCGACGAGGTGACCTGGGTGCACGTCGGCCAGTTCGGCAAGATGGTGAAGGCCTTCCGCGCCGCCGGCGTCGCCGAGGCGGCGATGGCGGGCGGCATCACCAAGGTCCGGGTCTTCGGCGGCCTCCGACCCGACCTGCTCGCGCTCAAATACGCGGCAAAGGTCACCTCCTGGAACGACGACGGCCTGCTCCGCTTCGTCGCCGGGATGTTCGAGTCGGAGGGGATCCGGATCATCGACTCGACCCGCTTCTGCCCGGACATCTTCGCCAGGAAGGGCCCCTACACCAGGCGGCGCCCCGACGAGGCGCAGCGCGCGGACGTGGCGCTCGGCCTCCAGGTGGCCCGGGCCCTCGGCGCCCTCGACGTGGGCCAGATGGTCTGCGTGAAGGGGGGCTCGGTGGTGGCGGTCGAGGCGGTGGAGGGGACCGACCGCTGTCTCCGCCGGGCGGGGGAGCTCGCCGGCAAGGGGGTCGTGGTGGTGAAGACCGCCAAGCCCCAGCAGGACATGCGCTTCGACGTCCCCTGCATCGGTCCGGGCACCATCGACGTGGCCCGGGAGATCGGCGCGGTGGTGATTGCCGTGGAGGCGGGCCGGACCCTGCTCCTCGACGAGGAGGAGACGGTGCGCCGGGCCGAGAAGGCCGGCATCGCCCTCGTCGGCGTCGCGTGACGCCCGTGACGCCCCGCCCGGTGGGGCCTGCGCGCTTGCCCACCCACCTGCACGCCGCCACCTTGCCAGGATGACGGCGATGGACACCGGGGTCCCCGTGGGCCGCGAAACGCCCAGAGGTCCGGCCGCTCCCCGCGGCGGAGGAAGGTTCGAGCCCTTCGCGCCGTCTCCATTCTCCGGCGGCGCCGCGGGTCAAGCCTGCGGCGTCGCCCGGTAGCGCTCGATCGAGTCGACGTAGGTCCGCCAGGAGTAGTCGATCCAGCGCCGCTCCTCCTCGGTGAGGTCGCGGATCACCTTGCCCGGGTTGCCGAGGACGAGCACCCCTGCGGGAATCTTCTTCCGGGCGGTGACCAGCGTCCCGGCGCCGATCAGGCTCCACTCGCCGATCTCGCAGTTGTCGAGGAGGATCGCCCCCATCCCCACCAGCACGTGGTCGGCCACCCTGCAGCCGTGGAGGATGGCGTTGTGGCCGACGGTGCAATGGGCCCCGACCTGGACCTCCGAGAGGCGCTCGGTGCCGTGGGCCACGGCGCCGTCCTGGATGCTGGTGCGGGGCCCGATGCGGATCGCCCCGTGGTCGCCGCGGAGGCTCGCCCCCGGCCAGACCGAGGCCTGTTCACCGAGGGTGACGTCGCCGATGAGCGTGGCGTTGGGGTGGACGAATGCCGAGTCGGGGACGAGGGGGACGTGGTCGAGGTAGCGCTGGATCATGGCGCCAATCCACGTACCACGGGTCCGCCCGCCATTGACCACGGTTCACGCGGCCTAGTACAAACGAGGTCCCGAAACGGCCACCGGCCCAACGAGCGTCCCGTTCCTCGAAGCGGGACGTGGGGACGTCCATGCAGCGAAGCTCTCTGCTCTCTTCTCGCGTGCTCGCTCTCGGGCTCGCAATCTCCCTCGCCGCCTGTGGCGGTTCCACCGATGAGCCCGGGGGCACCGGTGGCAGCGGCGGATCCGGTGCTACCGGCGGCGTCGGCGGCACGGGTGGCGCGGGCGGTGCCGGCGGCACCGGCGGCACCGAGGAATGCACGCAGCCGGTGATCGAGCGGCTCGAGCCGGCGACCGGCAACGTCGGCACCAACGTGAAGGTCTACGGGCGCTGCTTCGCGCCGACCGCTGCGAAGAACAAGGTGCAGTTCAACGGCACCGCCTCCACCGCCTTCGGCGTCTCCGCGGACGGCACCCGTCTCGACACCTCCGTCCCTGCCGGCGCCACCACCGGCCCGATCTTCGTGTTCTCCGATTACGGCTCGGGCTACGTCCGCACCGACGGCCCCACCTTCACCATCAGCGATTCCAAGCCGGTTCCCACGCTTAACAGCGTCGCCCCCGACCACGTGACCCGCGGCGCGGGCTCGACCTTGCTCACCCTCTCCGGCACCGGCTTCTTCCTCGACTCGCGGGTGGTGATGGACGGCGAGGAGGTGAACTCCAACTACACCTCGCCCACCTCGATGCAGGTGAACGTCCCCGCCACCGCCTTCGCGACCGTTCGCACCATCAGCTTCCAGGTGGTGAACGACCCGCCGGGTGGCGGCTCCTCCAACGCGGCGACCTTCAAGGTGGTGGCGCCGATCAACCTCGTCGGCGCGGTGGCCTACGCGGTGAACAAGGTCGCGGTCACCTTCGACCAGCCGGTTGCTGGCGGCGTCGCCACCGATCGCCGCGCCTGGCGGGTGGCCTCCGGCGCGAGCACCTTGAGTGTCACCAAGGCGGAGCGGAGCCAGTCGAACAACCGGGTGATCCACCTCACCACCTCGAACCAGACGCCGAACTACAACTACACGGTCACGGTGAGCGACCAGGTGCAGTCGAGCCAGGGCGGCGCGATCGAGCAGACGCAGACCAGCTTCCGCGCCTTCGGTTCGGATCCCGAGCTCGTCGCCTCCTACGGCGCCGACGGCTGCGGCGCCCAGGGCCTCTCCACCCCCTTCGGCCTCACCGCGGCGAACGGCAAGCTCTACGCCACCGAGTACACCGGCCAGCAGGTGCAGATCGTCGACGAGAGCGGCAGCTTCGGCGGCTTCCTCGGCAACGATGGCGCCACCATGGGCCTCCACACCTCGGACACCGCCTCGGGCCTCGGCTGCCCGAGCACCGGCTCCACCAACGCCAACGCCTTCCGCTTCCCCCGCGGCGCGGTGGCGGTGGCGGGCAACGGCGAGCTCTTCGTCGCCGACACCGGCAACAACCGGGTCTTCCGCTTCGCCGCCAGCGGTGCCCTGGGCACCAACCTGAGCGGCGGCACCACCTGGAGCAGCCCGGTGGTCCTCGGCTTCCTCGACGATCGGGTCTGGGTGGCCAACGGCGACGACAAGATCTACCGCGTGCCGACCACGGGCTTCTCGGATCCGGCGCTCTTCGGACCGGGCACCAGCGCCGGCGCCTTCGCCTTCGGCGTCGGCGACGGCCACGTGCCCGCGATGGCTGCCGACGCGGGCCGCGGCATCCTCTACATCACCGACCCGGTGAACCACCGCGTCCAGAAGTTCCTCGACC of the Vulgatibacter sp. genome contains:
- a CDS encoding gamma carbonic anhydrase family protein, translating into MIQRYLDHVPLVPDSAFVHPNATLIGDVTLGEQASVWPGASLRGDHGAIRIGPRTSIQDGAVAHGTERLSEVQVGAHCTVGHNAILHGCRVADHVLVGMGAILLDNCEIGEWSLIGAGTLVTARKKIPAGVLVLGNPGKVIRDLTEEERRWIDYSWRTYVDSIERYRATPQA
- a CDS encoding LpxI family protein produces the protein MQPVGLIAGSGSFPLRFAESARAAGHRVIACAHVGETERAIVGFADEVTWVHVGQFGKMVKAFRAAGVAEAAMAGGITKVRVFGGLRPDLLALKYAAKVTSWNDDGLLRFVAGMFESEGIRIIDSTRFCPDIFARKGPYTRRRPDEAQRADVALGLQVARALGALDVGQMVCVKGGSVVAVEAVEGTDRCLRRAGELAGKGVVVVKTAKPQQDMRFDVPCIGPGTIDVAREIGAVVIAVEAGRTLLLDEEETVRRAEKAGIALVGVA
- the lpxD gene encoding UDP-3-O-(3-hydroxymyristoyl)glucosamine N-acyltransferase, with the protein product MEISLAQLASELGATLVGDGDRKVSAVATLEAAGPGQVSFFANKKYRSKYLATKAAAVIVGREDAGGERPEGVALLVVDPAYLAFAKASTRFHQPLRYEAGIDPRAAVDPSATVDPTATILPFAYVGRGVRIGARATVHAHCAILDGAVIGDDCTLYPGVTVREFCEIGARTIVQPGAVIGADGFGFAFDPEHFRHFKVPQIGRVRIADDVEIGANTCVDRGTIGDTTVGQGAKIDDLVMIGHNAEVGPLCLFAGQTGIAGSTKIGMGVMTGGQSGMVGHIEIGDGVRMAARTLVLSDVEGGSAIGGSPSTDAKAWLRESAAVRQLPNLLKDVRSLRKRLEALEKGER
- a CDS encoding sigma-54 interaction domain-containing protein is translated as MALPAAPTPAAKPLLVHGADSPIAELARVSRRIARSDATVLLTGETGTGKEVFARLLHAASPRAERLLVPVNCGAIPEALLESELFGYVRGAFTGASSPRRGRIAAAEGGTLFLDEIGELPLSLQVKLLRVLQERSYEPVGSTEPVAADFRLVAATNRDLAAEVEAGRFRQDLYFRLLVCPIELPPLRERPGDVVPLFCHFWGKRGETRQVEASVFTALEGHRWPGNIRELENLVERLSVCAEGETVCLHDLPASLRGGAIEVTPREPPVLHADPIPPPAAESVMPLAPPVDDVPFAPEAEANAPCANQDREALEERTPALSLPTLPVNLPQLLREMEDRLIVAALAQSGGNKRAAADLLGLQRTTLVEKLRRRQVSPSAP
- the lpxA gene encoding acyl-ACP--UDP-N-acetylglucosamine O-acyltransferase; amino-acid sequence: MARIHPTAVVADTAELHETVEIGPFAVIGPHVRIGEGTSVGPHAVIEGHTTIGKRNRIFQFAALGAVPQDLKYRGQPTTLEIGDENLIREFATVHIGTEEGGGVTRVGNRCLLQVYSHVAHDCLLGNGVILGAGSMLAGHVVVEDFVIFGGKAGVHQFVRIGRHAFISGMTGVGMDVPPYCTAAGHRAELAGLNTVGLGRHRFTEEQIRNVKHAYRILFREKLQLREAITRVRAEFAGDANVEHMLRFIEGSERGVTR
- the bamA gene encoding outer membrane protein assembly factor BamA, with translation MRLSAFAIALWALLLLPLAAAAQATGAPTAQLPGTADVEGGRVAEIRVEGTRRVEPDAVRNAMRTKVGATIDRAQIREDLRTIFGLGFFEDVQINADETAAGTVLTVVVEERPAIRQVRIEGNDEISTDDLREALDVRPFQILDIASVRRNVGKLLEQYVEKGFYLATVDYRIVELPENEVDVVFVVDENAKVVVKRIQFLGNEKITADELKAVMITKEGDFLSFLTGTGIYREEIFQRDMQAAQAVYYDNGYINVRFGKPVVALTPDKQFIYITIPVEEGEQFSIGTLDFAGDLIADREALDLLMRTEPGEIFSRTKLQQDIQALTNLYQDEAYAYVNITPLTSVNAEDRTVDLTFEIEQGKKVRWERIEIVGNEKTRDKVIRRELRIYEGDLFSGTALQRSKQRVTALGFFEADPRTGLVQISTRRGSADDLIVGVVEVKERPTGTFQVGAGFSSVENFIATAQVSQSNFFGWGQSASLSAQLSSLRQLLQLQFVEPYFLDTLWTFAFDFFRTEADYGTFIRDSTGGSLTFGHPLPFIEDDQIRGFATYTLEDVGVTFGSSQASQRQVQGLQLFEDGVTSSVRLSLNWDTRNNRLFPSRGFMQSGSVELAPSWLGSQIEFTRWTGISRWYFELPLRLVFKTQGTVGYITSPAGNVPISERYFLGGINSVRGYTLRSISPTLDVPGVVTDPSSSLIGFNTGGTKQLIVNNELEVPLLDAVGIRGVLFYDVGNTWPVDEPIFGDAGVERNLPLGLFHSVGFGFRWFSPIGPLRFEWGIPLTPRPEDEGILFEFTIGNSF
- a CDS encoding IPT/TIG domain-containing protein: MQRSSLLSSRVLALGLAISLAACGGSTDEPGGTGGSGGSGATGGVGGTGGAGGAGGTGGTEECTQPVIERLEPATGNVGTNVKVYGRCFAPTAAKNKVQFNGTASTAFGVSADGTRLDTSVPAGATTGPIFVFSDYGSGYVRTDGPTFTISDSKPVPTLNSVAPDHVTRGAGSTLLTLSGTGFFLDSRVVMDGEEVNSNYTSPTSMQVNVPATAFATVRTISFQVVNDPPGGGSSNAATFKVVAPINLVGAVAYAVNKVAVTFDQPVAGGVATDRRAWRVASGASTLSVTKAERSQSNNRVIHLTTSNQTPNYNYTVTVSDQVQSSQGGAIEQTQTSFRAFGSDPELVASYGADGCGAQGLSTPFGLTAANGKLYATEYTGQQVQIVDESGSFGGFLGNDGATMGLHTSDTASGLGCPSTGSTNANAFRFPRGAVAVAGNGELFVADTGNNRVFRFAASGALGTNLSGGTTWSSPVVLGFLDDRVWVANGDDKIYRVPTTGFSDPALFGPGTSAGAFAFGVGDGHVPAMAADAGRGILYITDPVNHRVQKFLDLSPRGWIGKGHNAFVTGAVDCLAQGTCAGTANGEFTFPRGVALDSSDAIWVIDEANGGRIQKFNDNGDHLRSTDLGFLPGGVAIDSEGFLWIADQDTNQLHKYRI
- a CDS encoding OmpH family outer membrane protein; this translates as MRRLFVPLLTAFALLLPGAAFAADGKIGYVNLQRALNEVTEGQAAKAKLKSQFEQSQKQLDQEQKALKAKKDELDKKRLAMDEATLRQKMGELDKELVRVSGLYAKLQKELSEAEAQATKQIFAKMQQVVSQIAEQEGFTYVLEANESGIVYAPPSLDLTNDLVRKYNATYKVSSSKK
- the fabZ gene encoding 3-hydroxyacyl-ACP dehydratase FabZ, yielding MNIEQIQEILPHRYPFLLVDRVVEMEPGVRIKAFKNVTVNEQFFNGHFPGHPVMPGVLIVEALAQAVALLAAGSSDVDMRGRVIYLAGVDNARFRQPVKPGDRLDLEGTVIKRKGPLWKLQGIATVDGKKVAEAELMATLANK